From a region of the Arachis ipaensis cultivar K30076 chromosome B09, Araip1.1, whole genome shotgun sequence genome:
- the LOC107619602 gene encoding galactinol synthase 1 translates to MATPELVQGSVKSGAAGITKQASVPSCAYVTFLAGNGDYVKGVVGLAKGLRKVKSAYPLVVAVLPDVPEEHRRILESQGCILREIEPLYPPENHTQFAMAYYVINYSKLRIWEFMEYKKMIYLDGDIQVYENIDELFDVPDGNLYAVMDCFCEKTWSHTPQYKIGYCQQCPQKVKWPIEELGQSPSLYFNAGMFVFEPSIQTYHHLLATLQVTTPTPFAEQDFLNMYFRNIYKPIPLDYNLVLAMLWRHPQNVDLQKVKVVHYCAAGSKPWRYTGKEENMQREDIKKLVQKWWDIYNDSSLDYKKPDVDPLVVALPKAAQLHYIAAPSAA, encoded by the exons ATGGCTACCCCAGAACTAGTTCAGGGCAGTGTGAAATCCGGTGCGGCAGGGATCACAAAACAGGCGAGTGTTCCGAGTTGTGCGTACGTGACGTTCCTGGCAGGGAACGGTGATTACGTGAAAGGTGTGGTGGGTTTGGCAAAAGGGTTGAGGAAGGTGAAGAGTGCGTACCCATTGGTGGTCGCTGTTCTACCTGATGTACCAGAAGAGCACCGTAGGATATTGGAGTCTCAAGGGTGCATTCTTCGTGAGATCGAACCTCTTTATCCACCTGAGAACCACACACAGTTTGCCATGGCCTACTACGTCATCAACTACTCCAAACTACGTATTTGGGAG TTTATGGAATACAAGAAGATGATTTACTTGGACGGAGACATTCAAGTTTACGAAAACATTGACGAGCTGTTTGATGTTCCTGATGGAAACTTGTACGCTGTGATGGACTGCTTCTGCGAGAAGACATGGAGCCACACACCACAATACAAGATCGGTTACTGTCAACAGTGCCCTCAGAAAGTGAAGTGGCCAATTGAGGAGTTGGGCCAATCACCTTCCCTTTACTTCAACGCTGGCATGTTTGTGTTTGAGCCTAGCATTCAAACCTACCATCACTTGCTCGCAACACTTCAAGTCACCACGCCTACCCCGTTTGCCGAGCAGGATTTTCTTAATATGTATTTCAGGAACATTTATAAGCCAATTCCTTTGGACTACAACCTTGTCCTTGCTATGCTCTGGCGTCACCCTCAGAATGTGGACCTTCAAAAAGTTAAGGTTGTCCATTATTGTGCTGCG GGATCAAAGCCATGGAGGTACACAGGAAAGGAAGAGAATATGCAGAGAGAGGACATAAAGAAGCTGGTGCAGAAGTGGTGGGATATATACAATGACTCTTCGCTTGACTACAAGAAGCCAGATGTGGACCCCCTTGTTGTGGCTTTACCGAAGGCTGCTCAACTTCACTATATAGCTGCACCCTCTGCAGCTTAA